A genomic segment from Nodularia sphaerocarpa UHCC 0038 encodes:
- the argF gene encoding ornithine carbamoyltransferase — MVALIGRDLLSLADFSPQELQELLQLATQLKSQKLKLHCNKVLGLLFSKASTRTRVSFTVAMYQLGGQVIDLNPNVTQVSRGEPLQDTARVLDRYLDVLAIRTFAQQDLATFATYAKIPVINALTDSEHPCQILADLLTIQECFGDISGLTLTYVGDGNNVANSLMLGCALAGMNVRIATPPGYEPDMGIVEQARAIAGDKTEVMLTHEPELAAKGSAVLYTDVWASMGQETEADNRLPIFQPYQISENLLSLADPEAIVLHCLPAHRGEEITEAVLEGSQSRVWEQAENRLHAQKALLASILGAE, encoded by the coding sequence ATGGTAGCGTTGATAGGACGAGATTTATTAAGCCTAGCGGACTTCAGTCCCCAAGAACTTCAAGAACTCCTGCAACTTGCAACCCAACTCAAATCACAAAAGTTGAAGTTGCATTGCAATAAGGTATTAGGTTTGTTGTTCTCTAAAGCTTCAACTCGCACGCGAGTCAGTTTTACAGTCGCAATGTACCAATTGGGTGGACAGGTAATTGATCTTAACCCTAACGTCACTCAAGTTAGTCGTGGGGAACCTTTGCAGGATACCGCAAGGGTATTGGATCGATATTTAGATGTTTTGGCAATTCGCACCTTTGCACAGCAAGATTTGGCAACTTTTGCGACTTACGCCAAGATTCCTGTAATTAATGCCCTTACCGATTCAGAACATCCTTGTCAGATATTAGCTGATTTATTGACAATTCAAGAATGCTTCGGTGATATCTCTGGGTTAACTTTGACCTACGTCGGCGATGGCAATAATGTCGCTAATTCTCTCATGCTGGGTTGCGCTTTGGCAGGAATGAATGTGAGAATCGCCACCCCTCCAGGATATGAACCTGATATGGGCATTGTCGAACAAGCACGAGCCATTGCAGGTGATAAAACTGAAGTTATGCTGACTCATGAACCAGAATTAGCAGCCAAGGGTTCTGCTGTGCTTTACACTGATGTTTGGGCAAGTATGGGGCAAGAAACCGAAGCTGATAATCGCTTGCCAATTTTCCAACCTTATCAAATTTCCGAAAATTTATTAAGTCTTGCTGACCCAGAGGCAATTGTTTTACACTGCTTACCAGCCCATCGTGGTGAAGAAATTACCGAAGCAGTTTTAGAAGGTTCTCAGTCGCGAGTTTGGGAACAAGCCGAAAATCGTTTACACGCCCAAAAAGCTTTGCTTGCTAGTATTTTAGGCGCAGAGTAA